The sequence below is a genomic window from Pygocentrus nattereri isolate fPygNat1 chromosome 16, fPygNat1.pri, whole genome shotgun sequence.
ggaacagtgtgaagtgtcctatgaatcagtgccagtaaagagctgtagtggagcactggaacagtgtacagcgtcctatgaatcagtgccagtaaagagctgtagtggagcgctggaacagtgtgaagtgtcctatgaatcagtgccagtaaagagctgtagtggagcactggaacagtgtaaagtgtcctgtgaatcagtgccagtaaagagcagtagtggagcactggaacagtgtgaagtgtcctatgaatcagtgccagtaaagagcagtagtggagcgctggaacagtgtaaagtgtcctatgaatcagtgccagtaaagagctgtagtggagcactggaacagtgtaaagtgtcctatgaatcagtggcagtaaagagctgtagtggagctcTGGAAccgtgtaaagtgtcctatgaatcagtgccagtaaagagctgtagtggagcactggaacagtgtaaagtgtcctatgaatcagtgccagtaaagagcagtagtggagcactggaacagtgtaaagtgtcctatgaatcagtgccagtaaagagcagtagtggagcactggaacagtgtaaagcgtcctatgaatcagtgccagtaaagagctgtagtggagcactggaacagtgtaaagtgtcctatgaatcagtgccagtaaagagcagtagtggagcactggaacagtgtacagtgtcctatgaatcagtgccagtaaagagctgtagtggagcactggaacagtgtacagcgtcctatgaatcagtgccagtaaagagctgtagtggagcactggaacagtgtaaagtgtcctatgaatcagtgccagtaaagagcagtagtggagcactggaacagtgtaaagtgtcctatgaatcagggccagtaaagagcagtagtggagcgctggaacagtgtaaagcgtcctatgaatcagtgccagtaaagagctgtagtggagcactggaacagtgtaaagtgtcctatgaatcagtgccagtaaagagctgtagtggagctctggaacagtgtaaagtgtcctatgaatcagtggcagtaaagagcagtagtggagcgctggaacagtgtaaagtgtcctatgaatcagtgccagtaaagagcagtagtggagcactggaacagtgtaaagtgtcctatgaatcagtgccagtaaagagcagtagtggagcgctggaacagtgtaaagtgtcctatgaatcagggccagtaaagtggtgtagtggagcactggaacagtgtaaagtgtcctatgaatcagtgccagtaaagagctgtagtggagctctggaacagtgtaaagtgtcctatgaatcagtggcagtaaagagcagtagtggagcgctggaacattgtaaagtgtcctatgaatcagtgccagtaaagagcagtagtggagcactggaacagtgtaaagcgtcctatgaatcagtgccagtaaagagctgtagtggagcactggaacagtgtaaagtgtcctatgaaatcggtgccagtaaagagctgtagtggagcactggaacagtgtacagcgtcctatgaatcagtgccagtaaagagcagtagtggagcactggaacagtgtaaagtgtcctatgaaatcggtgccagtaaagagcagtagtggagcactggaacagtgtaaagcgtcctatgaatcagtgccagtaaacagcagtagtggagcgctggaacagtgtaaagcgtcctatgaatcagtgtcagtaaagagcagtagtggagcactggaacagtgtacagtgtcctatgaatcagtgccagtaaagagcagtagtggagcactggaacagtgtacagtgtcctgtgaatcagtgccagtaaagagcagtagtggagcgctggaacagtgtacagtgtcctatgaatcagtgccagtaaagagcagtagtggagcactggaacagtgtaaagcgtcctatgaatcagtgccagtaaagagctgtagtggagcactggaacagtgtaaagtgtcctatgaatcagtgccagtaaagagcagtagtggagcgctggaacagtgtacagtgtcctatgaatcagtgccagtaaagagcagtagtggagcactggaacagtgtacagtgtcctatgaatcagtgccagtaaagagcagtagtggagcactggaacagtgtaaagcgtcctatgaatcagtgccagtaaagagcagtagtggagcactggaacagtgtaaagtgtcctatgaatcagtgccagtaaagagcagtagtggagcgctggaacagtgtaaagcgtcctatgaatcagtggcagtaaagagttgtagtggagcgctggaacagtgtaaagtgtcctatgaatcagtgccagtaaagagctgtagtggagcactggaacagtgtaaagtgtcctatgaatcagtgccagtaaagagcagtagtggagcactggaacagtgtaaagtgtcctatgaatcagggccagtaaagaggtgtagtggagcgctggaacagtgtaaagtgtcctatgaatcagggccagtaaagagcagtagtggagcactggaacagtgtacagtgtcctatgaatcagtgccagtaaagagcagtagtggagcactggaacagtgtaaagcgtcctgtgaatcagtgccagtaaagagcagtagtggagcgctggaacagtgtaaagtgtcctatgtatcagtgccagtaaagagcagtagtggagcgctggaacagtgtaaagtgtcctatgaatcagtgccagtaaagagcagtagtggagcgctggaacagtgtaaagtgtcctatgaatcagtgccagtaaagagcagcagtggtgttcagtcggttctactgagcacagtgtactatagaaagtccttgtcagtgtgtgtgtttggaagtgttcagttcccgtacggctctggggtaaaagctgtttttaagtCTGTTCGTCCAGGATGGGATGGACCTAAAGCGTTTACCTGAGGGCAGCAGGTCGAACAGATGATGTCCCTCATATCATCATAATAAAAAATCCTGGttatgtgatgtcacaaagtaTTTGTCCCTTCAATGTAAAGGACCCTTTATTCACGATCAAgtaagaaaacacagattttatatCACCGATTTTTTGTAAAATTGAGATAAAGTAATTGTTGCCACATGGTAACAccgtgcagtagagggttaatgcaattttcacaaagattctgacgaGGTGCAACAGCTCCGCGGTTTAATCTGACGTAGGCATTTTTTTAGGGGCTTTCTCAACAGCACAGAAAACCAaagaatgaggcccagtgatAATTATTAGTGCACAATTAAAGGATGCGCATTGATTTTGGAGATCAGCAGAAAATTAGCGTCATCAGACGGATGTTtcgatttgactgatattttaaaaatatttggttatatattttttgaactccagaaGATCAGAGTGTTTAGTTGACGCTGATCTACGGcactaaaatgtctgcattttattcgtTTTGCTGCATTTGTAATCCTGTGGAAATCAgtgttatatttctctgtaatgccaATCCGTTATTGCATTTTCTAAATGTTCAGCATCAGCATCTCCAGAGGAAAAGTACTGGATATCGATGTATACCCCACTCGCAAATCCtctatcagtgcatccctaacaGAATTATTCTTGTTCTTATCTGTAGATTCCAGCGAGACCAAGAACCCGAGTTATGAGCTAAAGAAACTCCGAAGAGGACCCGAGGAGCAACGGCAGCCAGCAGTGCTAACACTGGAAGAGCAGCCACAGCACTTCAACACCATCCGCATCCCAGAAATGACGATGACGTCTCCATTTCTGCAGGTATTTCAACAAAACCTAATGAAATTACAGACGAGCTAACACCTTTTAAAAGCTGAAATGAGCCATCAACTGCAGTGGAGTTGGATGTGTCcctaaaaaaaatcaagaaatcaACAATAATCATACAGAAAAATCATAGTCTCTGCTCATTTCTCAGCTTATTTCTCTGAATGTAATTTACATGGTTAGTAATAATGACAGATCAGATGTAAATGATGCACTTTAACTGAGGTTACACAGCATATCGCTCCTGTTTGAAGAacgccttgtatctccattttttgccgtttttcagtttttgacataatttgaaaaaggatgctgccctttacattgtgtgtgagttTCAttaagaatggaccaaaagaaatggatcAAAATACCGTGgcaaaaaatctggttccattgacttacattaaaagtgaagtaggttttttccttctcctgtaaagttagcattttggagatacgaggttttcttcctacaGCGGCGATATTGAATAAATAACAAATTCCAAGCCATGAAATGAAGTCCTGTACTTTCCGCCTTTCAGCACCCGAGCTTGACGCCAGGACAAAGGCACTATTTGTACACTGTGGCCGAAGCCTACAGCAAGGATCACGTGCGAAAGCTGATATGCCAACATTACCTGAACGTGTTACACAGATCCATCAGGACAGGTGCATGATCGCCTAATCTCTCTAACACTGACACTGGTGTTACTTGAACATGGTGACATTACTCACTTCATTAGCAACACGCCTGTCGACTGTTTGCGTTCAGGTGTCAGTCACGCCAAGGACATGACTTTCAGCATCGACCCACAGCTAAGAACGTATTCACCAGACGTGGAGAGCAGCCCAAAGCCACAGAACAAGAGTTCTAATGGACAGAGGCCAAAGGCAACGAGCAAAAAGAGACTTGTTCTACCTAAAATCAACAGTCACAGGAAAAGGTAACATGGATCTGACTCAAAATAATGCTTCATATGAATGTTAGTAGGTCTATGGTTTCACTGTTGACGATTGTGTGACGAATTGTTTGTGATTTGCAGATTTCCTCCAGAATCGAATGCAAGAAAATCAAAACCTCCAGTGAGAAAGAGCTACAATGCTTCAGGTAAGATCTTCTCAACAGGCTTTTAAAGGCTGTTGACGTACAGTACAGTATGCTGacttgccagtttattaggtatagtatagtatagttgtttcagccacactcattgctaacaggtggatgaAATTAAGCGCATAGtcttgcagtctccatagacaaacactggcagtagaataggTTGTACTAACGAGCTCAGCGACTTTAAACAAGTCCGTCTCTggaatttctgtcctgctagatctgcccctgtcaactgtaagtggtgtaaagcacactgctATTTGAActggttgctaggtaacagacacgCCAGTTGATTGTCGATCGAGCAAGTTaaatttcctaacttgagataagaaaAGATGCTATGAGATAAGATTCATAAATTAAggtaagatttgcttctgtagtacaaatttgtgaaaaatcttatcttgacctttCAGATCTTAAGTTAaccttattctccagggtatatgtTGTtgtttccatctgaattttcatgaccaaatcgtaaggcaaattattcactaactgcaTGAATAAATTTTTAGTTATCTACTTATTTTTTGGTAAAGACTCCCTTCAAATTATGATCACACATCActgagcagatcactgaagagacgccatctgtttatagtttatagcccagatttgtggatagggtttaaaatgacatcatccatcaatttgactggaaagaagattCATAGGACGCCCACCTTCTGAATTTAGCTTATGaaaaaaagttatgaagaacatgacgaagtgcgttttgggaCCACCAgtggtcccaaggagttgaaaaggtgTAGACAAAAAGACAAGAACTTTCTATAATTTTGTAGTAGAATTTCGGATCAGAAACGTTTTTCGTTTTTTGAATCATGTGGGTCATTAGGCCATGACCTGGTTGACTTCCCATGATGACTGACAACATATGATGTTTGCTCTGATGTTCTGCACTGACCTTTGCAGGACTCGTCCACTGGAAAGCAGAAGAGGACTCCATGCTTTCCGACATCAGCTCCCTGTCTCTTGAAAGTGAGGAAGTTCAAGATTCGGTGCGGCACCATCATGTTAATACATATTTATGACATCAGTGACTGGTTGtgggggtggcacggtggcgtggtgggtagcgctgtcgcctcacagtgaggagggcctgggttcgattccccggccgggtgaccggggtcctctctgtgtggagtctgcatgttctccccgtgtctgcgtgggttcctccgggttctccggtttcctcccacagtccaaagacatgcagtcaggccaattggacgtgctaaattacccctaggtgtgagtgtgtgagtgactgtctgtgtttgtctgtcctgcgatggactggtgacctgt
It includes:
- the LOC108414706 gene encoding uncharacterized protein LOC108414706, giving the protein MGKQGKLPESQHKEWHQRPPVNPPVSSRSSGFTHVRFDSSETKNPSYELKKLRRGPEEQRQPAVLTLEEQPQHFNTIRIPEMTMTSPFLQHPSLTPGQRHYLYTVAEAYSKDHVRKLICQHYLNVLHRSIRTGVSHAKDMTFSIDPQLRTYSPDVESSPKPQNKSSNGQRPKATSKKRLVLPKINSHRKRFPPESNARKSKPPVRKSYNASGLVHWKAEEDSMLSDISSLSLESEEVQDSVRHHHVNTYL